The following coding sequences lie in one Zingiber officinale cultivar Zhangliang chromosome 2B, Zo_v1.1, whole genome shotgun sequence genomic window:
- the LOC122047301 gene encoding protein CYPRO4-like: MGGSQSREDLELSDSEEEEEEEGNENEGERQDRDEAGPRSGGTLTPASSIDEVDRKLQALKLKYSNSSLSPSPSSSRKPNSRNAVKLYLHIGGNSPAARWVVSDKFASYEFVRDSGSDESDGEESPSSPWLLQIGSKVRSRIDPNLQLKSFPGQRRVDFVADGVWAIKFPSPESYREFQNRFQSCLFENTYGFESNQDNKVKIFGKDFTAWAQPEEEDDSIWADADESFEKSPGRLATPTRMKQDMLEEFEEEADEGGIQSLALGALDNSFLVSNSGIQVLRNFSHGVHGKGVSVKISGNGGRAVAYSTPKKALLMRAETNMLLMSPVEAGKPHATGVHHLDIETGKVVTEWKFEKDGTDITMRDITNDSKGAQLDPSESTFLGLDDNRLCRWDMRDRRGIVQNLANAKESPVLEWTQGHQFSRGTNFQCFASTGDGSIVVGSVDGKIRLYSRTSMRMAKTAFPGLGSPITHVDVTFDGKWILGTTDTYLILISTVFKDKDGKEKTGFSGRMGHRIAAPRLLKLTPLDSHLAGKDNKFHGGQFSWVTENGKQERHLVATVGKFSVIWNFQQVKNGNHECYKNQEGLKSCYCYKVVPKDESIVDSRFMHEKFAVTNSPEAPLVVATPMKVSSISISGRR, encoded by the exons ATGGGAGGCTCTCAAAGCCGCGAGGACTTGGAGCTCTCAGATtccgaggaagaggaagaagaagaaggaaacgaGAATGAAGGGGAGCGACAAGATCGAGATGAAGCGGGGCCTCGATCTGGAGGAACCCTAACTCCAGCCTCATCCATCGACGAGGTCGATCGTAAGCTCCAGGCTCTCAAGCTCAAGTATTCTAATTCGTCCCTTTCACCCTCCCCGTCCTCCTCGCGGAAGCCTAATTCCAGAAACGCGGTCAAGCTCTACCTTCACATCGGCGGCAACTCCCCCGCCGCACGGTGGGTCGTCTCCGACAAATTCGCATCCTACGAATTCGTTCGCGACTCAGGATCTGATGAATCTGATGGCGAGGAGAGTCCTTCCTCGCCTTGGTTACTGCAAATCGGCTCCAAGGTCCGCTCCAGGATCGACCCAAACTTGCAGCTCAAGTCCTTTCCTGGCCAGCGCCGCGTTGACTTCGTGGCAGATGGGGTCTGGGCGATCAAGTTCCCCTCTCCAGAGAGTTACCGGGAGTTTCAGAATCGGTTCCAAAGCTGCCTCTTTGAGAACACTTATGGATTTGAGTCGAACCAGGATAATAAAGTCAAGATTTTTGGGAAGGATTTTACGGCGTGGGCACAaccggaggaagaagatgacagtATTTGGGCAGATGCAGACGAAAGCTTCGAAAAGAGTCCTGGTCGGTTGGCTACTCCAACCAGGATGAAACAAGACATGCTGGAGGAGTTCGAGGAGGAGGCTGATGAAGGAGGGATACAAAGCCTCGCCCTTGGCGCTCTCGACAATAGTTTTTTGGTGAGCAATTCAGGGATTCAGGTCCTCAGGAACTTTAGCCATGGGGTCCATGGCAAGGGTGTGTCTGTGAAGATTTCGGGTAATGGGGGTCGAGCTGTTGCATATTCAACCCCCAAGAAGGCACTTTTGATGAGAGCAGAAACTAATATGTTACTGATGAGCCCTGTAGAAGCTGGTAAGCCACATGCAACTGGGGTTCATCATCTGGATATTGAGACAGGAAAAGTTGTGACAGAGTGGAAATTTGAGAAGGATGGAACTGATATTACTATGAGAGACATTACGAATGACAGCAAGGGAGCTCAGTTAGATCCATCAGAGTCAACCTTCTTGGGGTTGGATGATAATAGGCTATGCCGTTGGGATATGAGGGACCGCAGAGGTATAGTTCAGAACCTTGCAAATGCCAAGGAATCGCCAGTTCTAGAATGGACACAAGGACATCAGTTCTCTAGGGGAACAAATTTCCAATGCTTCGCGTCAACAGGAGATGGTTCTATTGTTGTCGGGTCTGTGGACGGGAAGATACGACTTTATTCAAGGACTTCTATGAGAATGGCAAAGACGGCATTTCCGGGCCTTGGCTCGCCAATCACTCATGTGGATGTCACTTTTGATGGGAAATGGATATTGGGCACAACAGACACGTATTTAATCCTCATAAGCACAGTCTTCAAAGACAAAGATGGAAAAGAGAAGACTGGTTTTAGTGGGAGAATGGGACACAGGATTGCTGCTCCAAGATTGTTGAAGCTTACTCCACTGGATTCTCATCTGGCTGGTAAAGACAATAAATTCCATGGAGGACAGTTCTCATGG GTGACTGAAAACGGCAAGCAAGAGAGGCATCTGGTTGCGACCGTCGGTAAATTTAGTGTCATATGGAATTTCCAGCAAGTGAAAAACGGCAACCATGAATGTTACAAGAACCAGGAAGGGCTGAAGAGCTGCTACTGTTACAAGGTCGTCCCCAAAGATGAATCCATCGTCGACAGTCGCTTCATGCACGAGAAGTTTGCAGTGACCAACTCTCCCGAAGCTCCCCTCGTGGTTGCGACGCCGATGAAAGTGAGCTCCATTAGTATCTCAGGTAGGCGATAA
- the LOC122047303 gene encoding cyclic nucleotide-gated ion channel 17-like, whose product MFGSRRFDDGMEVRKERTVRIYTDEKQNQAKTTLQGLKSGGYTSNGIGKVGTWKSIAFAEDHKPWRTHILDPGSDTVLKWNRVFLISCLLALFIDPLYFYLPKVKKGDNTICIMMDDHVSIPVTIFRTLADLLYIAHIVVKFRTAYVAPSSRVFGRGELVMDPKMIARRYLRSDFFIDLAAALPLPQLLIWSAVRNSRVEHNNNALALIVLVQYIPRLYLIFPLSYQIIKADGVVTKTAWAGAAYNLLLYMIASHVLGASWYLLSVERQTTCWRSECKNENGTTGPLCRPKYLNCAQLGHPDHEAWAQATQVFGNCDANNPNITFNYGIFQNALTNEALSTEFIKKYFYCLWWGLQNLSSYGQTLTTSTFIGETLFAILIAILGLVLFAHLIGNMQTYLQSITVRLEEWRLKRRDTEEWMRHRQLPHDLQERVRRFVQYKWLATRGVDEESILRALPADLRRDIQRHLCLDLVRRVPFFSQMDDQLLDAICERLVSSLSTEGTFIVREGDPVTEMLFIIRGRLESSTTNGGRTGFFNTITLRPGDFCGEELLSWALLPKSMANLPSSTRTVRALVEVEAFALRAEDLKFVANQFRRLHSRKLQHTFRFYSHHWRTWAACFIQAAWHRYKRRKMARDLSMKESFNSRTDESGQEEDESNSYSKSSSRPEQNLVGVTLHASKFAAAIRKGAQKIKGMPNLQKPSEPDFSSESYD is encoded by the exons ATGTTCGGATCCAGGAGGTTCGACGATGGGATGGAGGTCAGGAAGGAGAGGACTGTAAG GATCTATACCGATGAAAAGCAAAATCAAGCTAAAACTACACTCCAAGGCTTGAAGTCGGGTGGGTATACCTCAAATGGAATTGGAAAAGTCGGCACCTGGAAGTCCATAGCTTTCGCTGAGGACCATAAGCCATGGAGGACACACATTCTTGATCCGGGAAGCGACACTGTATTGAAATGGAATCGTGTTTTTCTCATTTCATGCTTGCTTGCACTGTTTATAGATCCATTGTACTTCTATTTGCCGAAGGTCAAAAAGGGCGATAATACCATATGTATCATGATGGACGACCATGTTAGCATTCCTGTCACAATTTTTAGGACACTTGCTGACCTTTTGTACATAGCACATATTGTGGTGAAATTTAGAACTGCATATGTTGCTCCAAGCTCAAGAGTCTTTGGCCGAGGGGAGCTTGTTATGGACCCTAAGATGATTGCTAGAAGATATTTGAGATCAGACTTCTTTATAGATCTCGCAGCTGCACTCCCTCTACCGCAG CTGCTCATTTGGTCGGCAGTAAGGAACTCAAGAGTTGAACATAACAATAATGCTCTCGCGCTAATTGTCCTAGTACAGTATATACCAAGGCTTTATCTCATATTTCCTTTAAGTTATCAAATTATTAAAGCTGATGGTGTTGTCACAAAGACTGCTTGGGCTGGTGCTGCATATAATCTACTTCTCTACATGATCGCTAGTCAC GTTCTAGGAGCTTCATGGTATCTACTATCTGTCGAAAGGCAGACTACATGTTGGCGATCAGAATGCAAAAATGAAAATGGAACAACTGGGCCACTATGCAGACCTAAATATTTAAATTGTGCTCAATTAGGTCATCCAGATCACGAGGCATGGGCTCAGGCTACTCAGGTGTTTGGCAATTGCGATGCTAATAACCCCAACATCACTTTCAACTATGGCATTTTCCAAAATGCATTAACCAATGAAGCCCTCTCAACGGAGTTCATCAAGAAATACTTCTATTGCCTTTGGTGGGGTTTGCAGAACCTGAG TTCGTATGGCCAGACTTTGACAACAAGCACTTTCATTGGAGAAACATTGTTTGCTATACTAATTGCTATTCTTGGCTTGGTCTTGTTTGCGCACTTGATTGGAAACATGCAG ACCTACCTGCAATCAATCACCGTGAGACTGGAAGAATGGAGACTAAAACGCAGAGACACAGAAGAGTGGATGAGGCATCGGCAACTTCCTCATGATCTGCAAGAAAGGGTTCGACGCTTTGTTCAATACAAGTGGCTTGCTACTCGTGGAGTGGACGAGGAATCCATTTTGCGGGCTTTACCTGCCGACCTTCGGCGAGATATTCAACGCCACTTGTGTTTAGACCTCGTTCGACGG GTTCCTTTCTTCTCGCAGATGGACGATCAACTTCTAGATGCAATTTGCGAGCGTCTGGTGTCTTCACTGAGCACAGAAGGCACGTTCATCGTTCGGGAGGGAGACCCTGTGACTGAAATGCTTTTCATCATTCGGGGGCGATTAGAGAGCTCGACGACCAACGGTGGGCGGACGGGCTTCTTTAATACGATCACACTGAGGCCAGGTGATTTCTGCGGCGAAGAACTGCTTTCCTGGGCGCTTCTTCCGAAATCCATGGCGAACTTGCCTTCCTCCACTCGGACCGTAAGAGCGCTCGTCGAAGTCGAGGCCTTCGCGCTGCGGGCAGAGGACCTCAAGTTCGTCGCGAATCAGTTCAGGCGGCTCCACAGCCGGAAGTTGCAGCACACATTCCGCTTCTATTCGCACCATTGGAGGACATGGGCCGCTTGCTTCATCCAGGCAGCTTGGCATCGCTACAAGAGGCGGAAGATGGCAAGGGATCTGAGCATGAAGGAGTCATTCAACTCGCGTACAGACGAATCGGGTCAGGAGGAAGACGAGAGCAATTCGTACTCAAAGAGTTCATCTCGGCCCGAGCAAAATCTCGTCGGAGTCACACTTCACGCGTCCAAGTTTGCTGCCGCGATCAGGAAGGGTGCCCAGAAGATCAAAGGCATGCCCAATTTACAGAAGCCGAGCGAGCCCGATTTCTCTTCTGAATCTTACGATTGA
- the LOC122048736 gene encoding tetraspanin-12-like: MTDTCATGEDGGGMKAIGGAEIVPDGRPDNDGVRSEDTESGCCKPPKYCKFKNTNATSTIPDSATASSSPDCLAWSNNLHQLCYSCSSCKAGVVAVLRRGWKKLTIANLILLIVVIIMSSLTCCALRNNRRRRHVTGAHP; this comes from the exons ATGACAGATACTTGTGCGACCGGCGAGGATGGTGGTGGCATGAAGGCGATTGGCGGTGCAGAGATTGTTCCTGACGGTAGACCGGACAACGATGGAGTCCGGTCGGAGGATACGGAA TCTGGTTGCTGCAAACCTCCGAAGTACTGCAAATTCAAGAACACGAACGCAACATCGACGATCCCTGATTCCGCAACCGCTTCGTCGTCCCCTGATTGCTTAGCGTGGAGCAACAACCTGCACCAGCTCTGCTACTCTTGCAGCTCGTGCAAGGCGGGCGTCGTCGCAGTTCTTCGACGCGGATGGAAGAAGCTCACCATTGCCAACCTCATCCTCCTCATCGTCGTCATCATCATGTCCTCTCTCACGTGCTGCGCGTTGAGGAACAACAGGCGCCGGCGTCACGTAACTGGAGCTCACCCTTGA